In Vicia villosa cultivar HV-30 ecotype Madison, WI linkage group LG7, Vvil1.0, whole genome shotgun sequence, the DNA window attaggggAATATATGTTAtctttagattctagagataggttTGGGATTAACATCCACATGATATCAGAGTTTAATGCCTATGTGTTGTTCGACCGATTGAGACATCATCGAAAGAGCAATAtggttgaactctcgtcggtgtttCAGAATTGggcattgatgtgagggatatgtggtgattctgacgagtattgtaagTTGAGTGCAACAAAGTGATAGGTTAAAGTTTGAGACGAGTAGTTTACATTTTTGTCGGATTAGTTTCTCCTCTCGAAAAtgcatttattttctatttatgatTTACTTTTCAGCACTTTACTTTAAAACTCATTTAGTCCAAACTCTAAAACTAAGAATTTGTCGAACGAAAGTTCTTTCCAACCAATAGAAGAGAACGAGAGAAAGCGGAAGAAATTTGTGTGTATTGCACTTCACATTCACTTGTGATTGATATACTATGTTATATTCACTAATGACCgaataattgttatatatatatatatatatatatatatatatatatatatatagtattggTTGGACTTACTAACACTAATAAGGCTAACAAAATGACCTAATTAAGAGACCCAATCGAAACTTCCATCATATGAAAAACAAGTGCACCTTCGCTATGGGACATCATCTCCATCATCATCTCTGCCATTGATCTTTATCCAACGGTCGCTCACAGTCAACACCAAGCCAATTGAAAAATATTCTAACTATTTTCCTTAGATAAGTGTGACCCTGGGTCACACTTAGGTATTAATCTCATTCACATTCGCGTATTTCTATCTCTTTTAAATATTGGCTTAAACTTTAGAGTATTAACTTTGCAGGTACCTCATTTGGATTGCTAAAGACTTCTACCACTATATTGTAAGTCCTTCTAGAGTGGTCACCTTCAATCATCAATGTCTATTCCAATAAATTACTTGTACAATAAGAGCATCATTATCCATCAAACCCATTTGAGTTTTTTAAATGAGTCTCacttaattttttatattgttttacaCTTTTCAATTTCATAAACAACTCACTCATATTTTCTAAATATCCATACaactcattaaaaaaaaaatagggtcatgctaacatgtgcccttagggcacatgttaatgatactataattagaaaaatttAAGTGTTATAAAATCatgtttaaaatttcaaaaaattgaatACACACAATCCAagagaataattataattatagtatcattaacatgtgccctaaagGCACATGTTAGCATTTTCCAAAGAAATTATATTGGGTTCCAGTGAACCCCACATATATACCTCATATTCATGTTTTATATTAGGTGGCATTAatgaatactccctccgttcctttttaattgtCACATTTTGACTTTTTACACATACTAAGAACACTAATAATGATTATTACTTTTTAAGCTATAATATTTCTTTTGTCAATAATACCCTTAACTTTTAACCATTTTAATATACTTTTTTCTCTCTCATAATAATTAGTTATGGGTAATTTTGACAAAACTATAATGATTACTACATTGAAATTTGAAAGTGACAAttaaattgaaacaatttttttttcacaaaagagACAATTATAAAGGAACAGATGGAGTAGTAAAAAGTAAAAAGGACGTTGTTGTGCAGAGAAACAGTCACAATTTTGTGAGTGTGAAAACGGAGAAATTGAAAATCAAAAATATAACTGTCAAGATGAGAGATTGAAAAATGATGAGAGAGATAGGAACAAAATGAGAACATGAAGGAGGGGCTGTAGGAAAAAAGCAGCAGGTGATCCAAATCCCACAAAAAGTAAAACACTGACAAGTCACTTTGGATATTGTGAAAAACCAACCAAAAACTATGGATAATGATGCTCTAAGTAACTTAACTAATTTAACCATTTAAACTCGAATTACTCTTCAACAATATTTGTATGAATTTAATCATCGCATTGTGTTAGATTGTTTACCTGGTATAAGTTAGTCTTATCCTATTAGATCCCACATTCATAAAAGCAATGGTTAAAGGAAATTTTATACGACTGAAGATGAAAGAATAAGTCCGATAAGTACGATTTGATTAATAACTTTAATAACATGaacatatataattttaaataattttaagttGGAATGTTGAATTTACCACTTCTTCGCGTTTAAAATACACTCCTTCTATTTCAAATGAATATCGTTTTAGCAAATaagatttattttaaaatgaatattatTCTCACTTTTCAGTGTCTTATGACACTAAAATTACATTCTTTAATTTATGTGTAAAAAGCTTAAAGGACACTCATTCTAAATAGGAGtaagactctttttttttttttgacatcaAAGCGAATTTCTTTAAGCCTCAACGGCAAGAACAGAAGAAACAACATTGTTTGTTACAGAATAGAAACCAAACCAAGTATTCGATCCTATGTTTTTGGCTAAATTGGAAAGCTTGTGAGCTTCCATATTGAAAAGCCTATTCAAATACAAAACAGACTCAGAATTAAAGCAAGTTAATTGAGATCTAACATCCATGGCCATGTGTTCCAAATCAGCCCTATATAAAAAGGAGTTTATGCAGTCAACTGCATTTTTAGAGTCTGATTGAATCAACACCCTGGTGAACTTCATCTAGGAGGGAGTAAGACTTTAGTCACTAGACTAGTTGAAAAAATTACATGTAAAAATAAAGATACTACTCATCGGTCCATAGTGGCTAAGGTTAGTGCATTAATTCACACATGATTGAAGCGAGTATTGATAGTTAATTTCATTGCTCTGTCCATTATATTgttcatattattttttatattttttgaatttaattaaaataatactccTCTATTTCTCTTCACTTCCACCCAAAATATAGTGTAATACCACTTAGAACCATTACAAATTCATTCTTCTTCCTATTTATTTATTGctgttaaattaaatttaaataacattCAAATAAACTAAAAATTTGATAAGTAGCCAAATATTCTGATACTACTAATGACTAGTATAATGGTACCAATGGCTGCTATACCATAGTCCAGTAACAACCAAGCAATGTTGGATTCAATGTACATACAACACAAGTGTTATAATGGTATCAATGGTTGCTATACCATACATAGATGGCAAGCCAAAACCAATAAGAAGAAACTAAGTTACACCTTGCCAAAAGATAAAGAGATATATCAGCTTAAAAAATAAGTCATTTATTAATTTGAACTATATTTGTGCTCACCTTAGCTAGTATGAAGCCAAAGAATGGAAACAATGGTTGCTAAATTTTTAAGGAGCTTTCTCAAATGGCGCTGTATCGTTATAACAAGTATTCCATACAGCATCCATAGAATCCTTGGCAGCTGAACCAGCGCAAAACGGATTTGAAGCCAATGATTTCATGACTCTTCTTTTGATGCATTCTTGTTCATGCCCTTTTATTCTCAGAAACCCTCGCAAAAGTTCCCGTTTATAATGACAATCACCACTTAAATGACCAGCTCTTATCTCACTACAAGCATGATGAGCACAGTTAGTCCAATCCATGTTTGCAGCTCTACAGTCATCGAACGCATGAATTAGCTCATGAATTATCACCTGCGTAACATTGTCTTGATTTTGTTTCTTATTTGCGCAGACGGTTATACCCTTACCGGGCGTAAACACGCCACCATAAGAATTTAAACAGATTGTAGCTTTGAAGAATTTGTCTTTAACAGGACACCCAGCTTTCTCCATCTGTTCCCTCAAGGTCTTCACCAAGGGATTGTTGAGACTCTTTTGAATCATGCTCTCGCAATCCTTTaaacatttgtcaagggtagcgTCACCGCGTCTCAGCTTGTCCAAATCGAAGTTCATTGTTATTTAAAACAAACAAGGCttcaaaataatatgaaaaaaacTTCATTAGGAATAGTTTGGAGTTTATGAAGTTAACATcatacaacaacaaccaagtcttatcCCGGTGACTAAATTCTCTAACATGCATACTGCATCTAATCTAATAGCCTGCAATAGCCTATAATTTTACATTGATTGGCAACCCCCTAACACAATTGTCTTCTTATATCCGAGTTGGAATCTTAAAAATACAGATTCCAACACGGATACCTGACACAACACAGTCGGTCAGACACATTGATACTGACACTAACACAATAACACGGCAACATAGTATATGCTAGTATTTGACCTTCAAAATGGTGTAATCAAGTTTATAGCATGTTTGAATTGATTTTTGGAagatccagaatcaattctagaaaTGTAGAATTGATTCCGGGTGATTTTGAGATGTTTGTTTTATTAAAAGTATAATTGATTTTGCCTTTAGAATTGATTTTACTATGCTAGAATTTGTAGTTTTTACCCCATAATTGATTCAGATTaatttttacattgaaatttattgttcaactaactttacataaatatattcaaacatcaatgaattctgctaaactcaattatgttaaaatcaattatatcGAACTTAATTATGCTAAAATCAACTTTGttcaccgccaatccaaacacttCCTTAATGTTTTAACACAATAGAAAATTTAAACATACATACAAAAAAACACATTGGAAAAATAACAATCAAAGCACtcacaaaacatatataaatacaaTTACTTATGTTATTATATACTGAAGATAAACTAAGTTGCAATAATGTTTTtgaactaaaaatgaaatttagtTTGTTTACCTTAATCCTatggttcttttcttttgagCGGAGCAGGGTTTTTGCCCCCAAACCGCGTTTGACAGAGAAGAATGAACGGTTAAAGCAGGGGAAATGGAGATGAGCTGGCCAACGATCGGAGACAGTGAGGAAGAGTATGGCGGAGGAGACGTTTGTCCAGTTGAAACTACAGTTTCGATTCATTGATTTAGGTTCCTAGGGATGAAGAAGCACTATGAACTTGGGCCATATGATATTGGGCTTGAGTTTTTACTCCACACTGGATATTCGGCAATTTGTCATTGCACCCTGAAAATTGAACCTTTCACCTCCCAAAATGTTGCTTTGACTATAATACCTTTGTCCTAAaaagttaaattatttttatttgtcattttctaaattttttttaagctGTGTAGTTTACACATATTTTAGATTTTTACAAGTTCCTTTTTTTgttaaaactttgaatttttattagatatttaGGATTTTTATCGCATTTTTTAGAAAAATCATGAATTTTTATCGGCATTTTTGAAATGTttgtaaaatttaataatttatatgcaATTATATTggagtttttaaaaaatttggtaAATCAACATGCATTTTTatcgatattcttaaaatatccGATAAAATACATACATGCATACCgtatatttaaaaaattctagTAAAATCGATTGTTGGTaaccatatttttcaaaaataccgGTAAAGtcatgtttgttttttattttaaaaaaagtcgATAGTTcatatttctttgtttttttcgGTAGTGAGGACCAGAGGACGGCAGAACACGATTTCGGTAGTGAGGACTAGAGGACGACAGAACACGATTGCTTCTAAATGGACTGTCAGAGTTAAAAGCAACTGCAAATAACTATAGTGCAAGGGAAGACGACGAGGAGGATTCATGTATCTAGGGGATATAGTAGTTCCCACCAACTGTAGCAAGAGGAGGATAGAGTAGTCACACATACCTCGTACTTTTTAGCATATAGGATGTAGAACTAGACGAGGCAGAAATCTTGATGCAGCGCCCGATGCTCAAGTAGATATAGAGACTCATGTTGAGGCTCGGGCTGACACTGAGGTGAAGACCTGACTAACATAGAGGTGGCTCAAGCTGACACTGAGGTGGAGGCCAGACTAACATAGAGGTGGCTCAGGTTGATTCTAAGGTGGAGGCTATACTAGCATAGATGTGGCTTAGGCTAACACTGAGGTGGAGGCTAGACTAGCATAAAGGTGGCTTGATACTAGCGTGGAGGCCCCGAGTGACACAGAGGTGACAGCCCAGGCTCATTCAAAGTTGTATGTACACACACCAGGGCTTCCATAGAGGGCCTAGTGACCTTACCTTCGCCACCGCGTGTGCCGATCATATGGCATTTAGACTATGATTGAGAGAGgtgtaaatattttattttaagttttttatttattatttattaattgaaaagAATTGATGGTTTATACTTTAATTGTTACAAGATTGTCAGCTGTTAAAGGGGCCCACCCACAAGCCAAAGTTGAAGAATTTCTTAAATGTCCAGATGCTTGATGAGGTTAAATAGATTGTTGTTGATGGCAGTTTACTTCTGTTGGTGGATTGTTTGATGACCATGCTCAACGACTCAAGGTCATGGTCATAGAGGAGTTCATGTTTACCAAGGGTCTAACTTTCGTCTTTCCTGGCTCTAGGAGATATATTAGACACCAGTGGAGCACTATATGTATGAGGTGGCAGCTAGGGTAAACATGTTACATCTTGTAGGGTGTAGTATCTTGCGGCTAAGTCTCATGTATACATTGATGCCAAATACACCTCTATTTTTTTGAGCTTGAGCATGGGGATGTGATGCTTTGATGGTACTATATGCTGCCATTGGAGAGGCGACTGTCTTTGAGACGAGGCAGTTTGCTGGTTATATGAGTCTATTTCAGATAtgaatatttattatgttttatttatttagttcttATTTATCAAAGAAATTTTGTATATATAATTTCTTTTTCATATACAATGTTAAATATACGGGTATCTTTCATCCGTTTGTGACAGACGTGTTCGTGTTCCTATCATTGGCTCCCAATGGTCCACCAAGTGGAgtgacaaacattcacatccagaAGGTTTCCAGAAGTATAGGTGGAAGATCGATGTATTAACTATAAACGATGTCATATGGACACCCTACGTAGAGCATAGAATGCATCTAGACTTTGATGACACTGTCCTATTTTGGGGTTATTTGTGATGGGAAAATTTAGTGGCTAGATATTTACTCGAGAGGTATTTGTGCCAGGTTATGTATGTTTAAGGATCCCTCAATCAATCCCTACTGTGCCATATGAGGGCATTGATAGATGGTTTATGGTCCCATATCTACTGCATTAGTGGCCTTTCTCTAATTAATGTCTTTTACTACATTAATGGTCATTCCCTCATTGAAGTCTTCATCCAACTCGTCTTTTTTAACATTTTCCTCATCTAGTGCATTAATCCATTCACCCAAGTTGTCTTTTTCATTTCCCTCATCCAATGCAGTTAACCCTTCCTCCTACTTATCTTTTTTAAACATTTTCTTCATCCAATGCAATGGTCCCTTCCTTTAACTTGTTTATTTCAACTATTTTTCATCCAATGCAATGGTCCTTCCCTCTAACTTGTCTTTTCAAtattttcttcttccaatgcaaTGTTCCCTCCCTCAAAGTTACCCTTTTCCATATTATTCCCTCCATTAAAGTTGCCATTTTCCATATTATTCCCTCTCTCATAGTTGCGGGGTTGACCAAATACCCCGCGAAAACGTTAGTTGCAACTTATTGCAAGGGGAAAATCACTTTTAAAATTAGCCAGATGACTATCACTTTGCAACTTTGCTAGGTGAATTTCACCTCGCAACACTTGTCCCATAGTTCAGCAAAACAGAGCACGCGTGTTAGAGCAGAGCAGAATAGACAGAAGCTTGTGAGGTGAATTTCACCTTAAAATTTTTGAAAAGACAGAAAGTTGTTGAGTGAGTTTCACCTGGcaaagttttatatatatatatatatatatatatatatatatatatatatatatatatatatatatatatatatatatatagagagagagagagagagagagagagagaaaaaatttaatttgacaccaaatctcaactgTTAATAATACTCGATCAAACTGTTATATAAATAGCctatttttagaagaaaaaagactatatttattttttattattttatcttatttagtatcaccgtttgattaatttttttaacggttgagatttgatgtCAAATTAGACTTTGACGATcatatcccatatatatatatatatatatatatatatatatatatatatatatatatatatatatatatatatatatatatatatatatatatatatatatatatatatatatatatatactagtatcTATACCCGTGCAAGGCACGGGttaaaattggttaattaaaataattattttaatttaaaaattatttctattacttaaatatttatataatttttttaataaaagatttAATATATGTAACTATAAAACAATCtttaatttgtaaattataatattaatttaaaagaatTAGAATTTGTAAAAATTTCTATaagttatttaaaaatattatcaaGAATGTTGCACTGATTAGCAAGACCCTAATAACAAAGATGATGAAGTCGATGATAGATATAATCAACTCTTTTTACCAGATATCCTACTTTTTTCCCCTGCAATTGTGCTGGTAATACACTTGTTCATGCAATTCTATATAATCAGGCCGACCCAACAAATTTAGAGGTCTGAggcaaaatctaaaataaaaatttttagattaaaaatatatattaataaaatttgtattaattttttatttaaaattaaaaaaacatcaacaaaattcgtaaattattattttcttcaattaagtttctAAATAAcatgaaattaattaataatcttttaaaaattatcatattatttttttatcatcttAATGGTGCGAATTTATTGTAATAATTTAATGAATTCTTGAAgtacataataaaatatttatttattatatttatataatttgaaAACTATACTAAAAAGAGAGTATTATTTAAgagaatattattttaaaaatattcatctttATTTATAGAGTATATTTAAGAGCTTGATCTTTATTTATAGAGTATATTTAAGAGCTTGATCTTTATTTATAGAGTATATTTAAGAGCTTGATCTTGCAGATTTTGATACAATTTTTAATCTACTGCAGCAGCCAACAGATGATCCTGATACGTGATTTTGATATTAAAAATCTATATAGAtgttatattttagaaaatacaaatataaaaaaataaaattttattaaaaataacgaTTAATCTAGTTATTATAATTAAATCTTCATTATGGAAACACAAATCAATGACAAACACAAATCAATGACATTGAAAAAAAAACCTAGGGTTGAATAGTCACAATTTTACTAATTTTTTGAAAGTGATacttgatttaaaaataaaaattaagaaaataaattattatttttagccCTAAACTTCTCATTTTTAtatgttaaaaatatatattgataTCAATTTACTATAAATGAAACTTTGTAATACAATCGAAACTATTTAAATCTCATTATTTAACTTTAATTatacatttaatttgatttaccaatcaagaatctgaaacaaaaaatattatatacatgTGTTTAATTTCTCCTTCAAGTGGTAGTTGTCCATACCAAATTAAAACAATAATGTAAtggaaaaaatatcatttttaaattgcAAATCatcaaataacaaaattaaaatatttagctAATAAAAAGAAatctataattttaatattttgaaacactttgtgaaaatagaaggaaaaaatgtataattttatattattaattagagCATATAATATTTATTAGCAGCATAAAGAAATATTACACACCATCCAAACAAACTATTTTATGGTGTGTAATAGTTAATAATATGTTGTTTTTAGCAGCTAATACGTTGATATTGCCtaaatattatgttgatttatACACCATCCAATAATTTGTTGATATTgcctaaataattaataatatatggtGTGTACATTAATAATATATGGTTGCCTAAATATTATGTTGTTTTTTAGCAGCTAATAGGACACACCATACACCATGAAATATCTGAAACAAAACACCACACCATGTAATGAGAACAtcatttagaaaaacaaaaaacataaaattatcaccaaacacaaaacatAAGTCAATTAATTCTAACGACGAAGACGCATCGGTTTCTCAGTAGTTCTGTGTACAATTTAGAAGGAATCTATAACCTGTCAACAAACATTTGAGCATCAAAGTTCAAAACGGTTAATCCAACCATCAATACAAAACAATGTTTATCATTACAATCACCAAAGATGGCCTTGTTATAGCAATATGAGAGaaattctgaaagttccaatagGGAGTTTAGCAACTAAGAATTATATTCTCAGACAAAGTGATTTGAATTTCCCAGTCCCAATGGTAGTAACATCAAAACCCTTATCCCAAACTAAGATACACTTTTGATCTAACTCTAGAATACTTTCATAACAGCCAAACCCAACTCTACTAACACTTCACATTTTCATAAAAATGTTGGCTTACAGGAAGAACTTTCTTATGCAGGGATTTAGACAGATTACTTATGCATCCAGTTAACAAACTAAAAAAAGAAAACTATAAGGGCGTAAAAATTTGGACACTCATAATCCAAATATTACATGAAAAATACATTTGATGAATATACTCACATAGTTAGGAAATATGACCATATCAACATTTCACTAAACAAAAGGAGAAAGTTATCTGAGTTTAGATGTCGACTTCGCAATTGTTCTAACAATCATCATTGCACCACTCGGAACCACtttgtcacaattaattattctCTGCAATAAAAGATGATAATCAGTGTTGATACGTGCATATAAAGTGGCTTGAATCAAGATTGCCGTAACTATGTCATTTGGTTTACCGACAATCCGAACAACTTGAGTGCCTTGAACTTGAACCTCAGTCGTTTCTGTCATAAAATCAACATcaatcaacataaattaaaataaattatctgCAAAATTGAAGAATTGATGATGAGATCAAAGGCCCTACACAATTTCAATTCAACCAAAATCAAAATCACAATCAATTCACTGTAGGAATCAAAgggaaaaaagaaaatcaaacatACTCGTTGGTGATGAAGCTGATTCAATGAGCATTTCATCCGTTCCAACTTTCTCTCAGCATCTAAAACGAAAAACAAAATTGAGGGTCTCTTTTCCCTCATTTAAGTCATCGAGCCAACAAAACCAAACCCATATCTCGAATCCTTCATATTCTCTCTTCAATTTTTTCTTCATAGATGTGATTTCCACTGTGTCTTGTGACTCTCTCAAAATCAGCGTGGTAAAGAGAAGAGTGACCGGACTGCTTGCTTCGACGGGAGGAAGGTGGATTTCAGAGGCGGATAAAGAGGTGGACAGTTCGTTAGATGGAGGCGGATAAGGACGTCATCGCAAGTGTCGTGCGACAGAGAGGAAGGTGGATTTCAGAGGCGGATAAAGAGGTGGACAATTCGTCAGATGGAGGCAGATAAGGACGTCATCGCAAGTGTCGTGCGACAGAGAGGAAGGTGGTACGAAATCGTCGAGATTGACGGAGTGACAACATCAGTTGATTTGCAAACCAATATACCAACCTGTTGTAAATCAGAAGTTTGAAACCGTGGTATATATAAGCAGAGGGAAATCATTGAAGGCTATTGAAAAAATAACGAATTGATGCCATTACAGCATTAGGCGGCGGATTCCATCAATTTCTTGATTGGAAATTGCAAAAATTTAATAAACGTGGGGAAGGAGTGGATGAGAAACAATTGATTTTGCCTTGGAAGTTGAAGAGGAAATCCGAAGGGTTTTTGGGCGTGAAAACTGGTTTTGGAAATGGGAAAAGGCGACATCTATTTAATTGgctttaaaaatcaaataataatcatataaaaaataatataattaataatttaataataaagaataatattttattactaTTAATAGAAACCCACTAAAATATAAGAATGCATAAGAATGAGACatgtggcaaacttgccaaagttctcattttgctttattattatgtatgatatatatatatatatatatatatatatatatatatatatatatatatatatatatatatatatatatatatatatatatattttacaaaaGTAATATACTAAaatctattatattatttatttatgaaaaaggGTAAAAAATTGTGTACCTAATTCTAAAAATTTCAcattaaggtttctaaaaatttTACCTATTCTGCATATATTCTaacatacatatattttataacattttaatatatttatatacagaATCATACAAATTTCATgaaaaaatttctaaaatattATACACAAATCTAACCATCACTACTTACATGATACAAACttcaataaaaaatgcataatttAAACCAGTTCATACAACCcaatataaaataacaaataatttaaTTCACATGTGTACCTTAAATAATGGATTTGatgaaaaaactaaaaataacttTGAAACCAACACGTAATTTGAGTCTTGAAAGTGTTGATTTGTGTTAAAAATGATAGCTTTGAAAGATTTCGAGGGTTTTGAAATGTGGAAGCGTGGCTGGGAGAAAGAGAGAATTAAAGAGTGAAATTTGTTTAATCTATAATGTGAGAAAGGAAACTGAAGTGGTGGTATTTAAAGCAAACTTGCAAGGTGAAAAATACCC includes these proteins:
- the LOC131618196 gene encoding mitochondrial inner membrane protease ATP23-like; the encoded protein is MNFDLDKLRRGDATLDKCLKDCESMIQKSLNNPLVKTLREQMEKAGCPVKDKFFKATICLNSYGGVFTPGKGITVCANKKQNQDNVTQVIIHELIHAFDDCRAANMDWTNCAHHACSEIRAGHLSGDCHYKRELLRGFLRIKGHEQECIKRRVMKSLASNPFCAGSAAKDSMDAVWNTCYNDTAPFEKAP